From Deltaproteobacteria bacterium, one genomic window encodes:
- a CDS encoding SDR family NAD(P)-dependent oxidoreductase codes for MKIVCFGATQGMGRALARLMAQRGDDLFLLGRNIDDLARSAADLQIHGARGEVGTAYCDLLKPETFAPALDQASTTLGGFDTVVVTAGLFAGEDELERDTALRDRVLTADFTNTIHFCEAARTRLLAAGGGTLCVFSSVAGERARKPVILYGAAKAGLSHYLNGLDHKFHAHGLRVVLVKPGFVKTAMTAGLPPPPFAGEPEAVARTVLKAIDRGTPVVFAPAMWRWVMLVIRFLPRAVMRRIGF; via the coding sequence GTGAAAATTGTTTGCTTCGGCGCGACCCAGGGGATGGGCCGCGCGCTCGCCCGCCTGATGGCTCAACGCGGCGACGATCTGTTCCTGCTTGGCCGCAACATTGATGATCTCGCGCGCAGTGCCGCCGACTTGCAGATTCACGGTGCGCGCGGCGAGGTCGGCACGGCGTACTGCGATTTGCTCAAGCCCGAGACCTTTGCACCCGCGCTCGATCAAGCGAGCACCACGCTCGGCGGCTTCGACACGGTCGTCGTCACCGCCGGCCTGTTCGCCGGCGAAGACGAGTTGGAGCGCGACACTGCGCTGCGCGATCGAGTGCTCACCGCCGACTTCACCAACACGATTCACTTCTGCGAGGCGGCCCGCACGCGATTGCTCGCCGCCGGTGGCGGCACGTTGTGCGTGTTCAGCTCGGTCGCCGGCGAACGCGCGCGCAAGCCGGTGATCCTCTATGGTGCCGCCAAGGCGGGGCTGTCACACTATCTGAACGGACTCGATCACAAGTTCCATGCGCACGGCTTGCGCGTCGTCTTGGTGAAACCCGGCTTCGTCAAAACTGCCATGACCGCCGGTCTGCCCCCGCCCCCGTTCGCCGGTGAACCCGAAGCGGTCGCGCGGACGGTTCTCAAAGCCATCGATCGCGGCACGCCGGTGGTCTTCGCCCCGGCGATGTGGCGCTGGGTAATGCTGGTAATTCGGTTTCTCCCGCGTGCCGTGATGCGGCGCATTGGGTTCTAA
- a CDS encoding FAD-binding oxidoreductase, with protein sequence MTARVTSIRDRQAETQREPATAPATAEVPLSELSGWGRYPVARGRERRSADLAAITDGAALSRGLGRSYGDASLPAVERDVLAGSVLADRLLHFDPATGILRAEAGLSLRALKQWSMPRGWFTPVTPGTQFVTLGGMVAADVHGKMHHVDGCFGEHVTRLLLRVADGRVVECSDTQEPELFRATLGGMGLTGHILEVEFRMRRIPSPWIWQETEVCPTFDALLDAVRAASTKWPLTVSWADFLDFGPRMGRGLLNKGRWAEPSEAPPRLPRFREPVPVPPVFPDWFLQPWMGRLFNRFVYAAMSARPPHGIVHPESFFYPLDIVRDWNRLYGRRGFTQYQCLLPTTDGYAAHHRLLDVLRRWRAPSFVVVIKDCGAEGKGMLSFPKPGISYAIDMPVSAQTQALVDALNEVVIAGGGRVYLAKDAFTRAEDFRRMEPRLEAWQRVRRQWDPHGTLRSAQSVRVFGDTP encoded by the coding sequence ATGACCGCGCGCGTCACTTCGATCCGCGACCGCCAAGCCGAGACCCAGCGCGAGCCAGCGACGGCACCAGCGACTGCCGAGGTTCCACTCTCCGAACTGAGCGGCTGGGGACGCTATCCCGTGGCACGCGGGCGCGAGCGGCGTTCCGCGGATCTTGCCGCGATCACCGACGGCGCCGCGCTCAGCCGCGGACTCGGCCGATCGTATGGCGACGCGTCCTTGCCCGCCGTCGAACGCGATGTGCTGGCCGGCTCGGTGTTAGCGGATCGCCTGCTTCACTTCGATCCCGCCACCGGCATCCTTCGCGCCGAAGCGGGGCTGTCGCTGCGGGCGCTGAAGCAATGGTCGATGCCGCGCGGGTGGTTCACCCCGGTCACACCGGGTACGCAATTCGTCACGCTCGGCGGCATGGTGGCGGCGGACGTGCACGGCAAGATGCATCACGTCGACGGCTGCTTCGGCGAGCACGTGACCCGTCTGCTCTTGCGGGTTGCCGACGGACGCGTAGTCGAATGCTCCGACACCCAAGAGCCCGAGCTGTTCCGCGCAACCCTGGGCGGCATGGGGCTGACCGGTCACATTCTCGAGGTCGAGTTCCGCATGCGACGCATCCCGTCGCCGTGGATCTGGCAGGAGACTGAAGTTTGTCCGACGTTCGACGCGTTGCTCGACGCCGTGCGCGCCGCGAGCACCAAGTGGCCACTGACAGTGAGTTGGGCCGACTTTCTCGACTTCGGCCCGCGCATGGGCCGCGGCTTGCTCAACAAAGGCCGCTGGGCCGAGCCGAGTGAGGCGCCGCCGCGGCTGCCGCGCTTCCGCGAGCCGGTGCCGGTTCCACCCGTGTTCCCAGATTGGTTTCTGCAACCGTGGATGGGTCGACTGTTCAACCGCTTCGTGTACGCCGCAATGTCGGCGCGCCCGCCGCACGGCATCGTGCATCCGGAGAGCTTCTTCTACCCGCTCGACATCGTCCGCGATTGGAACCGCCTCTACGGTCGACGCGGGTTTACTCAGTACCAGTGCCTGCTTCCAACGACTGACGGCTACGCGGCGCACCATCGTCTGCTCGACGTCCTGCGCCGTTGGCGCGCGCCGTCGTTCGTGGTGGTCATCAAGGACTGCGGCGCCGAGGGCAAAGGCATGCTGTCGTTTCCGAAGCCGGGTATTTCGTATGCCATCGATATGCCCGTGAGTGCGCAGACCCAAGCGTTGGTCGACGCGCTCAACGAAGTGGTGATCGCCGGAGGCGGACGCGTGTACCTCGCCAAGGACGCCTTCACCCGCGCGGAGGATTTTCGCCGCATGGAGCCGCGCCTCGAAGCGTGGCAACGCGTCCGCCGTCAGTGGGATCCGCACGGCACGCTGCGCAGCGCGCAGTCGGTGCGCGTGTTCGGTGACACTCCGTGA
- a CDS encoding OB-fold domain-containing protein, whose protein sequence is MSTATRESSHESSHESSIAPLSQKQVMEFPYKHSTGETVGRFLAGLKSQKKIWGQRVSGQGVVVPPTGYSEIDASAGGEWVEVKETGTVTAVAKVHKPVDALHPSTTPFAFVLVKLDGADTALAHIVRDDLAKLRVGTRVQAVWQADDQRCGSIRDIDCFRVIA, encoded by the coding sequence ATGAGCACTGCAACCCGCGAATCGTCCCACGAATCATCCCACGAATCGTCCATCGCGCCGCTGAGCCAGAAGCAAGTGATGGAGTTTCCCTACAAGCACTCGACCGGCGAAACCGTAGGCCGTTTTCTCGCCGGCCTGAAGTCGCAGAAAAAGATTTGGGGTCAGCGAGTGAGCGGCCAGGGTGTCGTCGTCCCGCCGACCGGATACTCAGAAATCGACGCGTCAGCCGGCGGCGAGTGGGTCGAGGTCAAAGAGACGGGGACAGTCACCGCCGTTGCCAAGGTGCACAAACCAGTTGACGCCTTGCACCCGTCGACGACGCCGTTTGCGTTCGTGCTGGTGAAGCTCGACGGCGCGGACACAGCGCTCGCGCACATTGTGCGGGACGACCTCGCCAAGCTCCGCGTCGGTACGCGCGTGCAAGCGGTGTGGCAAGCGGACGATCAACGTTGCGGTTCGATCCGCGACATCGACTGTTTTCGCGTGATCGCCTGA
- a CDS encoding Zn-ribbon domain-containing OB-fold protein, translating to MNEPPQEPVKYVESKVYLPYDYIAGDYKARYLAALKDKRILGSKCSQTGKVFVPPLICSPESFAPCTEFVDVPDRGVITTFCTVNIPVIGRDIELPYVAASVALDGAAISIFALIQECKPADVRMGMRVEAVWRPDGERHGDHQDILYFRPTGEPDERPESYINRL from the coding sequence ATGAACGAACCGCCGCAGGAACCCGTCAAGTACGTCGAATCCAAAGTCTACCTGCCGTACGACTACATCGCCGGCGACTACAAGGCGCGTTACCTGGCCGCGCTCAAGGACAAGCGCATCCTCGGCTCGAAGTGCTCGCAGACCGGCAAGGTGTTCGTTCCGCCGCTGATTTGTTCGCCGGAGAGCTTCGCGCCGTGCACCGAGTTCGTCGACGTTCCGGACCGCGGCGTCATTACCACCTTCTGCACGGTCAACATCCCGGTGATCGGTCGCGACATCGAGCTGCCGTACGTCGCCGCGTCGGTGGCGCTCGACGGCGCGGCAATTTCGATCTTCGCGCTGATCCAAGAGTGCAAACCCGCCGACGTGCGCATGGGCATGCGGGTCGAGGCGGTGTGGAGACCCGATGGCGAGCGCCACGGCGATCACCAGGACATTCTCTACTTCCGACCCACGGGCGAGCCGGACGAGCGGCCCGAGTCGTACATCAATCGACTGTGA
- a CDS encoding lipid-transfer protein: MSTLRNVAIVGFAQLPVVARDEHRISTEMLYPVVRQALADCGVERDAIDYQIAGSVDYMDGRPFGFVSALDVMGSWPPRQDLHLEMDAAFCAYYAWLRMQTGDCDSALVVGHGKTSEGEPDRVLNLQLDPYYQAPIGLDPTSSCALQASAYMARTGATDTDLAAIAARNRAAGARNSDNQVRSAASATELQKTPWAVEPLRKGYLPPVGESATCMILAAEGKAEKLCDRPVWIHGTDHRTEMQTLGARDLSRSASAKLAGEKALAMAGLSRASDADVVELYATTPVEELIVCEALGLDAKAARPVINPSGGPLCAHPIMSTGLVRMGEIFRQLSGRAGDRAVANARRGIAHAMQGHCLQQNLVWVLGTERRWS, from the coding sequence ATGAGTACCCTGCGCAACGTTGCCATCGTCGGCTTCGCGCAATTGCCGGTGGTCGCGCGCGACGAGCACCGCATCTCGACCGAGATGCTGTACCCGGTCGTGCGCCAAGCCCTGGCCGATTGCGGTGTCGAGCGCGACGCCATCGACTACCAGATCGCCGGCTCCGTCGATTACATGGATGGGCGGCCGTTCGGCTTCGTCAGTGCCCTCGACGTGATGGGCTCGTGGCCGCCGCGCCAAGATCTCCATCTCGAAATGGACGCCGCGTTCTGCGCCTACTACGCGTGGCTGCGGATGCAAACGGGCGACTGCGACTCCGCACTCGTCGTCGGCCATGGCAAGACGTCCGAAGGCGAGCCGGATCGCGTGCTGAATCTACAGCTCGATCCGTACTACCAAGCGCCGATTGGTCTCGACCCCACGTCGAGCTGTGCACTGCAGGCGAGCGCGTACATGGCGCGCACGGGCGCGACCGACACCGACCTCGCTGCCATCGCCGCGCGCAACCGTGCCGCCGGCGCGCGCAATTCGGACAACCAAGTGCGCAGCGCGGCCTCCGCGACCGAGTTGCAGAAAACGCCGTGGGCGGTCGAGCCGTTGCGCAAAGGCTATCTCCCGCCGGTGGGCGAAAGTGCGACGTGCATGATCCTCGCGGCCGAAGGCAAAGCGGAGAAGCTGTGCGATCGCCCGGTGTGGATTCACGGCACGGATCATCGAACGGAGATGCAAACCCTCGGCGCCCGCGACCTCTCGCGCAGCGCCAGCGCGAAGTTGGCGGGTGAGAAGGCGCTGGCGATGGCCGGCTTGTCGCGGGCGAGCGACGCCGACGTGGTCGAACTCTACGCCACCACGCCGGTCGAAGAACTGATCGTGTGCGAAGCTCTCGGGCTGGATGCGAAGGCGGCGCGCCCGGTGATCAATCCATCCGGTGGTCCGTTATGCGCTCACCCGATCATGAGTACTGGCCTTGTCCGCATGGGAGAAATTTTCCGTCAGCTCTCCGGACGCGCCGGCGACCGGGCGGTAGCCAACGCGCGGCGCGGCATCGCGCACGCAATGCAAGGGCATTGCTTGCAACAGAATTTGGTCTGGGTTCTCGGGACCGAGCGGAGGTGGTCATGA
- a CDS encoding thiolase domain-containing protein, with amino-acid sequence MKRPVAVVGVGQTHHTTRRSDVNIAGLVREAVDLALRDAGLEHKDIDAIVIGKAPDMLEGVAQPEQFLASAVGAHMKPMLRVHTAGSVGASTALTAVTHVASGLYDRVLTIAFEKQSEGNAMWALSPNMPFVAPLVAGAGGFFAPYCRAYIAKTNCPPHIGPMVAANARDNATRNEYAHLREPMTVDDVLNSPMLWDPIRFGETCPSSDGAIAMVVASEATAKKGPRKPAWIKSGYSYAEAMWVPGRDQVSPRAGRVCSQAVYDKAGITDPWNQIDVAEIYVPFAWFEPMWLENLGFCAVGEGWKIVDRGEQKFGAHLPINPSGGVLCSNPIGASGMIRLGEAALQVMGRAGAHQVEGAKTALGHAYGGGAQYFAMWIVSSEL; translated from the coding sequence ATGAAGCGCCCGGTCGCAGTGGTCGGGGTCGGGCAGACCCATCACACGACGCGCCGCTCCGATGTGAACATCGCGGGCTTGGTGCGCGAGGCCGTCGATCTGGCGTTGCGCGATGCCGGGCTCGAACACAAGGACATCGACGCGATCGTCATCGGCAAGGCGCCGGACATGCTCGAAGGCGTGGCGCAGCCGGAGCAGTTTCTCGCCAGCGCCGTTGGCGCGCACATGAAGCCGATGCTGCGCGTGCACACAGCCGGATCAGTCGGCGCATCGACCGCGCTCACCGCGGTGACGCACGTGGCATCCGGACTGTACGATCGCGTGCTCACCATCGCCTTCGAAAAGCAGTCGGAAGGCAACGCGATGTGGGCGCTGTCGCCGAACATGCCGTTCGTCGCGCCGCTGGTCGCCGGCGCCGGCGGGTTCTTCGCGCCGTATTGTCGCGCGTACATCGCCAAGACGAACTGCCCGCCGCACATTGGCCCGATGGTGGCCGCCAACGCGCGCGACAACGCCACGCGCAACGAGTACGCGCACCTTCGCGAGCCGATGACGGTCGACGACGTGCTGAATTCGCCGATGCTGTGGGACCCCATCCGCTTCGGCGAAACCTGTCCGTCGTCGGACGGCGCGATCGCGATGGTGGTGGCGTCGGAGGCGACTGCGAAGAAGGGCCCGCGCAAGCCGGCGTGGATCAAGTCGGGGTACTCGTACGCGGAGGCGATGTGGGTGCCGGGGCGCGATCAAGTCAGTCCGCGCGCCGGCCGGGTGTGTTCGCAGGCGGTCTACGACAAGGCCGGCATCACCGATCCGTGGAATCAGATCGACGTGGCCGAGATCTACGTACCGTTCGCCTGGTTCGAACCGATGTGGCTCGAGAACCTCGGATTCTGTGCGGTCGGCGAAGGCTGGAAGATCGTCGATCGTGGCGAGCAGAAGTTCGGGGCGCACTTGCCGATCAATCCCTCCGGCGGGGTGTTGTGTTCGAATCCGATCGGCGCGTCGGGGATGATTCGATTGGGCGAAGCCGCGCTACAGGTGATGGGCCGCGCCGGCGCGCATCAAGTCGAGGGCGCCAAGACCGCGCTCGGTCACGCCTACGGCGGCGGCGCGCAATACTTCGCGATGTGGATCGTCAGCAGCGAGCTGTAG
- a CDS encoding crotonase/enoyl-CoA hydratase family protein — protein sequence MSEPAILYEKRDGIAVVTMNRPEFRNAINPEMLCRLADAWQDINDDPTVRVAILTGAGDKAFCAGADLDRLVRMMQGLRPPESEYDERLKNDVSIIYKGLLRNYRVTKPLIAAVRGFCVAGGTELLTTTDIRIAGDDARFGLAEVKWSLFPMGGSTVRLPRQISYCNAMEILLTGEQLSAERALQMGLINKVVAPEQVMPEALRYARIMNEAGPLAVQAVKRSVVEGIGLSPEQALEKELEIGIPVSMSEDCREGTKAFKEKRKPIFKGR from the coding sequence ATGTCTGAGCCAGCAATCTTGTACGAGAAGCGCGACGGCATTGCTGTCGTGACGATGAATCGTCCGGAATTTCGCAACGCGATCAATCCCGAGATGTTGTGCCGCCTCGCCGATGCGTGGCAGGACATCAACGACGATCCGACCGTGCGCGTCGCCATTCTCACCGGCGCTGGCGACAAGGCCTTCTGCGCCGGCGCCGATCTCGATCGCCTCGTGCGCATGATGCAGGGCTTGCGTCCGCCCGAGAGCGAGTACGACGAACGTCTCAAGAACGACGTCAGCATCATCTACAAGGGGTTGTTGCGAAACTACCGCGTCACCAAGCCGCTGATCGCCGCGGTGCGCGGCTTCTGCGTTGCCGGGGGCACCGAGCTGCTCACCACCACCGACATTCGGATCGCCGGCGACGATGCTCGCTTCGGTCTCGCCGAGGTGAAGTGGAGCCTGTTCCCGATGGGTGGCTCGACCGTGCGCTTACCGCGGCAGATCTCGTACTGCAACGCGATGGAGATCCTGCTCACCGGCGAGCAACTCTCCGCCGAGCGCGCGCTGCAGATGGGATTGATCAATAAGGTCGTCGCACCCGAGCAAGTCATGCCGGAAGCGCTGCGCTACGCCCGCATCATGAATGAGGCGGGCCCGCTCGCCGTCCAAGCCGTGAAGCGCTCGGTGGTGGAAGGGATCGGCCTCTCGCCGGAACAGGCTTTGGAGAAGGAACTCGAGATCGGCATCCCGGTCTCGATGTCGGAAGATTGTCGCGAAGGCACCAAGGCCTTCAAGGAAAAACGCAAGCCGATTTTCAAGGGACGGTGA
- a CDS encoding DUF1329 domain-containing protein, whose product MRSHILTPVALALLLGAFTPSRSAQAAGEEIAPGLHVGDTLDQSNADLAKDLLPPEILKHYKNGDYRNKIVAYPTGNAHWEKAFTEATEKNAAQLDVDVRGTIVEKGTGKQPAYYYGLPFPIIDEKDPKAAVKIVWNQFLAYWAGGNSYNKTLVVMLNPKSTDRTLGANGWFNFLDGQSVKYRQPNPMNLQSQFLGVTTMPADLQGTASLSWRYRDADKRDSVWAFIPALRRVRAVSPANRSDGYLGSDISGDDGFFFDGKPEDFEWKLVGKRDGLRLVDPNAIAGPLNIPPAPGGGWSTLSAINPPTLGYVTPGWTGITWAPVDLMLAKRQFWIIEAIPHDKYYLYGRLQLWIDAETWDGAWNSKFNWTGEQVHTYQLTARVNHKAGDGADPEWLPAGTMVYACAENTKMNRATCSGMRADAQSPFYRRVPLEPELFDSTALTRFGK is encoded by the coding sequence ATGAGAAGCCACATCTTGACCCCTGTCGCGCTTGCGCTCTTGCTTGGCGCGTTCACCCCAAGTCGATCCGCGCAGGCGGCGGGCGAAGAAATCGCTCCCGGGTTGCACGTCGGCGACACGTTGGATCAAAGCAATGCCGACCTCGCCAAGGATCTGCTGCCGCCGGAGATTTTGAAGCACTACAAGAATGGCGACTACCGCAACAAGATCGTGGCGTACCCAACCGGCAACGCGCATTGGGAGAAAGCGTTCACGGAAGCGACCGAGAAGAACGCGGCCCAGCTCGACGTCGACGTGCGCGGAACGATCGTCGAGAAGGGCACCGGCAAGCAGCCGGCGTACTACTACGGTCTGCCGTTCCCCATCATCGACGAGAAGGATCCCAAGGCCGCGGTCAAGATCGTCTGGAATCAGTTTCTGGCCTACTGGGCGGGTGGTAACTCGTACAACAAAACGCTGGTGGTCATGCTCAATCCGAAGAGTACCGACCGGACCCTCGGCGCCAACGGCTGGTTCAATTTCCTCGATGGGCAGAGCGTCAAATACCGCCAACCGAATCCGATGAACTTGCAGAGCCAGTTTCTCGGCGTGACGACGATGCCGGCCGATCTGCAAGGCACCGCGTCGCTCTCGTGGCGCTATCGCGACGCCGACAAGCGCGATTCGGTGTGGGCCTTCATCCCCGCGTTGCGCCGCGTGCGCGCGGTCAGTCCCGCCAATCGTTCCGATGGCTATCTGGGGTCGGACATCAGCGGCGACGACGGCTTCTTCTTCGACGGCAAACCGGAGGACTTCGAGTGGAAGCTGGTCGGCAAACGCGACGGGCTCCGCTTGGTCGATCCCAACGCGATCGCGGGTCCGTTGAATATTCCGCCGGCACCGGGTGGTGGCTGGAGCACGCTCAGCGCGATCAACCCGCCGACGCTGGGATACGTCACGCCAGGCTGGACGGGCATCACCTGGGCGCCGGTCGATTTGATGTTGGCTAAGCGACAGTTTTGGATCATCGAGGCCATCCCGCACGACAAGTACTACCTCTACGGCCGCCTGCAGTTGTGGATCGATGCCGAGACCTGGGACGGCGCATGGAATAGCAAGTTCAACTGGACCGGCGAGCAAGTCCATACCTACCAACTCACCGCACGCGTGAATCACAAGGCGGGAGATGGCGCTGACCCCGAGTGGCTCCCGGCTGGCACCATGGTGTACGCCTGTGCCGAGAATACGAAGATGAACCGCGCCACGTGCAGCGGGATGCGCGCCGATGCCCAGTCGCCGTTCTATCGCCGCGTGCCGTTGGAACCCGAACTATTCGACTCGACCGCGCTGACGCGCTTCGGAAAATAG
- a CDS encoding TetR/AcrR family transcriptional regulator — protein sequence MSRRTATAGNGGNGAGEGRATRDLILDAAEQHFAARGFAGVSLRAIATDAGLKNPASLYTHFRNKRALYESVLARGLDPISRVIALSGRGGQAPSLFLDRVFDCLIAHPHLPRLIQRAALDDGAHLRTALTAQLRPLYGTGMRVLAGTTRGWPRADLPHVAAGLYQLIFGYFANATLLAAVAHGDPLSPAALARQRRFLKRAVAQLLGANGAGKRGANDLTADAAAAQGAADIRTRARE from the coding sequence ATGAGCCGGCGCACCGCAACCGCGGGCAACGGCGGAAATGGCGCCGGGGAAGGTCGCGCGACCCGCGACCTTATTCTCGATGCCGCCGAGCAGCACTTCGCTGCGCGCGGCTTCGCCGGCGTGTCGCTGCGTGCGATCGCCACCGACGCTGGTCTGAAGAATCCGGCCAGCCTCTATACGCACTTCCGCAACAAGCGCGCGCTCTACGAGTCGGTCTTGGCGCGTGGCCTCGATCCGATCAGCCGCGTCATCGCCCTGAGCGGGCGCGGCGGGCAGGCACCGAGCCTGTTTCTCGATCGCGTGTTCGACTGTTTGATTGCGCATCCGCACTTGCCCCGCTTGATTCAACGCGCGGCGCTCGATGACGGCGCGCACTTGCGCACGGCCCTGACCGCGCAACTGCGCCCGCTATACGGCACGGGCATGCGCGTGCTGGCGGGCACGACGCGTGGCTGGCCACGCGCGGACTTGCCGCATGTCGCCGCCGGTCTGTATCAGCTCATCTTCGGCTACTTCGCCAACGCGACGCTACTGGCCGCGGTTGCCCACGGCGATCCGCTCAGCCCGGCGGCCCTCGCGCGGCAACGCCGCTTTCTCAAGCGCGCGGTCGCGCAGTTGCTGGGCGCGAACGGTGCGGGTAAACGTGGCGCGAATGACTTGACAGCCGACGCGGCCGCAGCGCAAGGTGCCGCAGACATCCGAACTCGTGCGAGGGAATGA
- a CDS encoding ferredoxin, whose protein sequence is MKVLVNYDLCEGNAVCVKVCPEVFTLGDDDRAYLVNKSPGDDVRAKVEAAVRRCPRQALSIEG, encoded by the coding sequence ATGAAAGTTCTGGTCAACTACGATCTCTGCGAAGGCAACGCCGTGTGCGTGAAGGTATGCCCCGAAGTGTTCACCCTCGGCGATGACGATCGCGCCTATCTGGTGAACAAGAGCCCAGGCGACGACGTTCGCGCCAAGGTCGAAGCGGCCGTGCGCCGCTGCCCGCGGCAAGCGCTGTCGATCGAAGGCTGA
- a CDS encoding cyclase family protein: MEKIHALAKQVSNWGRWGADDERGTVNFITPDVVMRAAACVRRGQVFSLALPFNADGPQIGQGGRVNPIHVMSAVNSGYGPEGGFRFADDLVVMPLQCATQWDSLAHVHYGGQLYNGFPASTTTSAGAARNSIDKQAAGIVSRGVLLDLARLHQVDRLPVGRAITPDDLEAAERAQHVRVSSGDVLLLRTGHITVFTKDGDKTAYMKQMPGLGMASVEWLHAREVAAVATDTSAVEVIPFEDPTTPLPVHMLCIRDMGLTLGEMFNLEALAADCAQDGVYEFLFTAPPLTVTGAVGSPLNPLAVK; encoded by the coding sequence ATGGAGAAAATCCACGCGCTGGCGAAGCAGGTCTCCAACTGGGGGCGCTGGGGTGCCGACGACGAACGCGGCACGGTCAACTTCATTACACCCGACGTCGTGATGCGTGCCGCCGCGTGCGTGCGGCGCGGCCAGGTGTTCAGTCTCGCTTTGCCGTTCAACGCCGACGGGCCGCAGATCGGCCAGGGCGGGCGCGTCAATCCCATCCATGTGATGAGCGCGGTCAACAGCGGTTACGGACCCGAGGGCGGTTTTCGTTTCGCCGACGACTTGGTGGTCATGCCGCTGCAATGCGCGACGCAGTGGGACAGCCTGGCGCACGTCCACTATGGCGGCCAGCTCTACAATGGATTTCCCGCGTCGACGACGACCTCGGCGGGCGCTGCGCGCAACTCGATCGACAAGCAAGCCGCCGGCATCGTCTCGCGTGGGGTGCTGCTCGATCTCGCGCGATTGCACCAGGTGGATCGGTTGCCGGTCGGCCGCGCCATCACGCCCGACGACCTCGAAGCCGCCGAGCGCGCCCAACACGTGCGCGTCAGCAGCGGCGACGTGTTGCTGCTGCGCACGGGCCACATCACTGTCTTTACCAAAGACGGCGACAAGACCGCGTACATGAAACAGATGCCCGGCCTCGGCATGGCGTCGGTCGAATGGCTGCACGCGCGCGAAGTGGCAGCGGTCGCCACCGACACCAGCGCGGTCGAAGTGATCCCGTTCGAAGATCCGACGACGCCACTGCCGGTCCACATGCTGTGCATCCGCGACATGGGCCTGACGCTCGGCGAGATGTTCAACCTCGAAGCCCTCGCCGCCGATTGCGCGCAGGATGGAGTGTACGAGTTCCTCTTCACCGCGCCGCCGTTAACCGTCACCGGCGCAGTCGGCTCGCCGCTCAATCCGTTGGCGGTGAAGTGA
- a CDS encoding TetR/AcrR family transcriptional regulator has product MRRKPRGEARQPRLEARRARTDLYRQHIFDMAEKVFADRGFETAKVQEISALAGLSMGTIYAIFPSKDDLFRAILEARGEELLELVRDVLGRDAAPRAALRNLADAYIGYFLAHPDFLRMHLRHGSSWVLGPTPSEDTRMQLWREIHALQAGVFKRGIKAGVFVDEDPGYLAKLFSAMDQVLLADWVAGGMKADRTALVERLQQLVDRTFCVTTTKLPRARGARASKK; this is encoded by the coding sequence ATGCGTCGCAAGCCCCGCGGGGAGGCGCGCCAGCCACGCCTGGAGGCACGCAGAGCCCGCACCGATCTCTATCGCCAGCACATCTTCGACATGGCCGAGAAGGTATTCGCCGATCGCGGCTTCGAGACCGCCAAGGTGCAGGAGATCTCCGCACTGGCCGGGCTGTCGATGGGCACGATCTACGCGATCTTCCCGAGCAAGGACGATCTGTTCCGCGCTATCCTCGAAGCCCGCGGCGAAGAGCTGCTGGAGCTCGTCCGCGATGTACTGGGGCGTGACGCGGCGCCACGCGCGGCGCTGCGCAACCTGGCCGACGCGTACATCGGCTACTTTCTCGCGCACCCGGATTTCTTGCGCATGCATCTGCGCCACGGCTCGTCCTGGGTGCTCGGACCCACGCCGAGCGAGGACACGCGCATGCAACTGTGGCGCGAGATTCATGCGCTGCAAGCCGGAGTGTTCAAGCGTGGCATCAAAGCCGGCGTGTTCGTCGACGAAGATCCAGGCTATCTCGCCAAGCTATTCAGCGCGATGGATCAGGTTCTCTTGGCTGATTGGGTCGCCGGCGGCATGAAGGCCGATCGTACGGCGCTCGTCGAACGCTTGCAGCAGCTGGTCGATCGCACGTTCTGCGTAACCACGACGAAGCTACCGAGAGCGCGAGGAGCGAGGGCTTCGAAGAAGTAG